The stretch of DNA AGATAGGTTGCAAAACCTGATTTAAGTCCAGTTTATTAGTATGGAACATTTGGTCCTGTGCCAGTTGCATATgcaaaaataacaaataaaaggaattaaaaaaaagaagggAAGGAAGAGAGTTTATTAAAGAAACCAAAAAGGTTTTCACgaatattttattcttaaaGGGAGTCCCAAGTAGAGTCTGATTAGTCTACGAGCCCTCACATTTTTATTGAAATTGACATATATGTTGATAATCCAAGAACTAACATTTGACCACATACATGGAAAAAATACTTCAGATATAGCATAGAATAATCCAATAGAGTAATTGATACTTAACTTTTTTTATAGTTGTAATTGAACACCATTCACGACACAAGGTCAATCAATAGACTCTACATGAtgaagaaaattaaaaatacatGTCATCAAACAGGATAGAGTGATAAGTATATTGCCTTAACCAAACTTTTCTCAGCAACAAATGGCACTCACCTATACCTCTGCATTTTAAAGCTCAACGGTCGTGTTTACTCACAAATTACCTTTATTTGCATAAATGGATTCAATGATTCCCAATTTTACGGTCGAATCATCAAAACCTAATCATTGTGTATCACCCAAAAAATAATCTAAAAATTACACACGCTAACACGGCCGCACATCAATTTATATAGCCATGAAACCTAAAAAATTACCACAAAATTCCTCTCTGACATTTCTTTGCCTCTTCACCGTCATTTCAATCAAACACATATCCAGATAAACACAAACCTATAACTACAAAACAATggaaacaaattaaaataaaataattttacgaAATTGATACTTATAAGTCATTATAAATAACCTGTTAACTTCATTGTCACGCTCGACCTCGCTTACTTCCGCGAGGAAATTTTTAAGCAGCTGATCTTCGTCAGGTGTCGGAGCAGCGGCGGAGGTGGCAGTCTCGCCCATCGGGATTTTTCTTATGGAACAGGTAGTTAGTAGAGGCCTCCAATAAATGGGCCTATTTGCCTTGAGATTTGGACAATTGACCCATCCAACTACTATGTATAACATTTGGGCTTGGAGGGGGTTCAGAACTAGGCCCAAAATAAACTCCTCGTAACATctaattctatttgggcttttGAGGTTCTGAATAGGAGTATAAATGAATCGAATCGAATCGAGTCGAATATTAGTAAAAATTTGAATCCGGCTCGAATTAAGTATATCGAGTTTGAGTTCAATTTGAAGTTcgaaattttacatttttttggTTCAAATTTAACTCAAAATAAAGTTCATATTCGGCTCGAAAATTCGAACTTATTCGCGAGCTATTTGAACTATTGATCCGATATAAAAGTTCGAGAATGAATTTCATAAGATCATGATGTTTGAAAGGCTagaaatgtatatatattttaaatataacaatattatatttataaaatattaaaactcaCGAGCGGCTCGCAAACTATCAAACAAAATAGTTTTGACTGGAGTCGATTTGAAAAAAGTTTCGAAGAACGAGTTCGACTCGAGTTCAATAAGTTCgaatatgaatcaaatattttccgaatcgactcgaaaagCTCGCAAACTGATTCGATTCGTTTACCACGCAAGTAATGAATGAGGTCCAACTCCGAAGCAATTGTTAATAAAAGATTCACTAAATTGTCTAAGATAAATTACATTTATCACCcctataaaataatttaaaaaacataaaatctcatatcaatAATTAAAGCTATTTAAAACccatgtttttaaaatttagacATATTTGTCCCATTCGTGCACGGTTTTAGGCGTGCacggtttttaaaaattagGCATAGTATAATTGATTCATTAGTTCTTGAGTTGGTTGTGTTTGGTAAATCCTTTGCTGCAAACTTCGAACTCCTAATCAATCATTCCGTCCATCTAATTGTGGATTTGTTGTTCACTATACATTCCTGTATATcccaaattttctttaaaatcgaAGGTGAGGGCTTTTGTGAATTATTCATATGGAAAGTTACGGTTATGTATGTACCATACATTAATTTTTGGAGAGagtatatcatttaaaaaaaaagcaaaaacttgtgtgagacggtctcacgggtcgtatttgtgagacggatcttttattttggtcatccatgaaaaaatattacttttatgctacgagtattactttttcttgtgaatatcagtagagttGACTGACCCGTCTCACTActctaaaaaaaaataaatagttgAGCAaagttaattttttatttttttatttatgtctGCCGACACTTGTGTCTATGTAAGACAAACCACAATCGATGTTACCATTTGCTTTGAAATTGGAGTTTTCATTACTAAAGATAGGCAATTCCAATGCAGAGGGACTAATGATTTGGCTAAACAATTAGGATGTGACAATGCTACATGGCTCCCATACTAGCAAAGATCTTGGAAACTCCTTGCATCCCTTCGAATATGGAACAAAATACTCTGTCTTGTTTCCTCTCATTAGCACCAAATCTTGACTCTTTGTGCCTTTTGCCTTGCAATTGTTGTTGGTTTTGAGGGGTGTGGACTGTGTGGTGGCGATAATGGAGTTGACGACACCATCACAAACGGCGGCCTTGTTCCGCCAGAAGTACTCGTAAGTGTTGAATGAGGAAGGGGGGATTTGCGGATATGAGATTGAACGAGGAACCCGAGGCCGCAGTGGGAGAGGCTCAGGAATTTGGAGCTCCTCCACCGGCACCTCAGCCTCCGAGTTCATTGTTTTGTTCCTTAATCTCATCATGTTTTTCATCATTAGGCTTGATTTCTGCACACTTACCAATCTTGGCAATGATGTGGAGCTCTGATCAGCCACAAACTGCACTACTTTCCCGGCGTTGTTAACCTGAAACTTCTCCTCTGCCACCCGTTCCtcttcctcctcctcctcctcctcaccACCATCACAACTGCCACTATCCGCAATCTCCTCCATTCCTTGATCAAAAGCTGCTTCCGTATTATCAAACACTTCATCAATCCAACTTTCATTATCCTCCATATCCTTGCTACCTTCTTGTAGGGTGTGATCATCCATAAACGATAAAACAAGGCGTCCATCTCCTCTATGAGCTTGAAAACAGTTTCTTGAAGGAGGAACAGACACAGCTTCAAGAATCAACCTACCGTTCTTGCGGTGGGATCGCATGTAAATCGAAGcaccatcactagaaatgaaaGATAGTGGGGGCGGTAAAGGAGTGGCCATTGCTTTTCTAGAATTTGGGAGATGGAAATCTCCAACAGAGTTCAATTCTTTCACCTCTTCTTGGCCTACATCACTCAGAATTTCTGAACAAAATCCATCCGATCCAGTTTCTGATCCAATACATTCAGTACACATATCAAGACTTTGTTCGCTCAAAGTGATGCTTGATCTCTTCACGAGTGGATGGACGTAAGGTGGTGGAACACCAGAACAATCCTCACTCTTTTGAACCAGAATTGAACCCCAAACATCCATCTGCTCTGGCTTTTGAATCCCGTTTCGCACTTTATGCGACAAAATCGACGCCCAAACTTCATCTTGCCCCGGATATTTTTCGTATCCTTGTTCATCTTCCGATGATGAGACGGACGAAGACTCTACCGAATTACCTAGTTCCCCAGAGGATGCAATCTTCTTGACACGGGAGAAAAAGCCGTTTTGTTCAAGCCACTTCTTGGAAGACATGTCGGCCGATAGAGTTCTTCTCAAAGAGGAATTTTTAGTTCTCTCACAATCTAAGGTAAGAATAGTGCCTATGCCTTGTTTTGTTGGTGACTCCTCCTCGAGTTCATTTATCGGTGAAGAAGAAGAAAGGTAATGAAAACTCTTGTTCCTCATCGGCATATCTTCACAATTGAAGATCAAAACCGATTGCTGGATTTCCCCTCTACAGAAATCAGTATAATTCCCGCTATTGTTCGGATGATAAACAAGATGTACAAAACAAAATCCCAGATAAAAAATCAGCATTTCAACCACAAATGCAAGCAAAATCAGTACCAATGacataaatatcttgaaacaaTCAATCATACCTCAATCAATCCAAAAACAGTATCCAAGGGTCTTTGCACAGATTGAGAAAATGGATACGCTATGAAGATGATAGCGTAACAGCGAGAGGCTGTGAGAAATTTGGCTTGATTGCAAATGCAAAGGGAAGGAATTCAGTATTTGTAGGAGCTTATGGGAATCTGGCTATGGACCCTACACCCCTACGCCACCATGAAAACACCTTTTTTCACTGGATTCTGTAAACTTGACGTACTTCATTTTTAGCGCGCTTTCGGATtcctcgttttttttttttaactgtaATCGCTACTGTCATTTCGCGTTTTTACCATGATTCTTTcttttttactatattataattgtttgtgTTGTTTGAACACTCTCTAAAGATTCATTATTTTACACCAAGTAGTGGCAATCACTCTTGATTGAAAATAgtcataaattttatatattaataatttgtTAAAAGTTGTACTAGTAGGAgtcttttttatatataaaatcatattttttatcttttgagtTGGGGACTTGTTATGACTCGGTCtcgaaattttatattttaatttcagatgtTTTATAAGTCATCGGAtataaaattagaattttgggaaaaaaatagcttttcatatGAATAAAATTTAGAGGTTCAAATTAATTAAGGTTAAACACCCTAATGCAtaatatgaatatatatatatatatatatatatatatgaaaggaatattttattcttttattattttgttactTTTTAGACtaaaagattttatttgatttatttctagATTACAATATTTTGCTTGATTTATTTCTAGATGATAAGATCTTGATTGATTTATCTATAGATATTATAGGATTTGTTTTTAATACGATTTTTATCTCCAAGATATTTTATCTATGTTTGAAATTGTTTTATAACTAATGAAAATATTGTTTCCATTTTTTGTAGGACTCTTTATGGAATATCTTTTAGGTCAAGCCATGGATATAAGTATGAATAGTCTTGGACTCATACAGAAGGGTTCTTGGTGAGAGAATGAGCTTTTGAGAGAAAAGAAGTTTTGAGAGAGAAAAGATTTTCGTGGGGTTGCACGAAGAGTGTTCTTTTGTGTCTTCGTGAGCTTTCTCGTGTGTGATCTCTGCGTGGTTTTTCGTGGACTTAGTGCATAGTCCTTTTACAGAGATTACTGAAGAATATTTTTAATGTTGAAGActttgtgtgattgattcacaTATACCGTGTTGCCgattggtgttgccaacactcaagaacaacactgacgcatagtgttgatcgaagagtgtcTTCGTTTGGTTTTAAGCAACACGCTTTTTGTTTTATGCATCTAGTCTTTATATGGTTTATTTAGATGCATTTTTAATTCCTTGGTATGTCAAagaatttggttttgttttctcactagtattgttttagtgtaaacgatttacatatttttctagtgaaatttttgccatgagacatcgcacaagtattcgtacttgtgcataatttaaaacttgtgtttatttattaaagttatatttgtgtgttaatacttaatttccgctgcatgttgtgtgcTCGTGTTAACAACACCAGAGCACAACACTAACTTTCTGATACACACATTATAATGTTTGTAATTTATTTCATGTACGTTTATGAACAACAATtccttacaagtggtatcagagccaacgcttgatacactaagtgattgattctggtttattgttgttttttttaAGGAAATTTAACAGAATCCCAATGGACGTACTATCCACAAACACTgctgttttgaaggaaaaatacTGGCTGCAAGTCAACCCGCACGGTGTTGCCTCTGGTGTTGTAACATCGGGCCGCAACACCACTTCAAAATCCTTGTGTCTTAATGCTAAATTTCACAATGACTCAGGTAATCATGAAATATAGGATACTGATTCTGATGAACTCACATTTGAATGTGTGCAGGATATGTATGAAGAGCTATACGAAGATTGGATCAAAAGAAATGAAACAAATTCTATGCTCTCTAAGGAGAATacagatatgaaagaatgtgtgTCTCGACTTGAAGCTATGCTTAGAAAGAAGGATCTTGAGCTTCGTAGTGTCAAGGATGATCTTGAGAAAGCCTCAAAAACTCTTGGAAAATTGAACTCCAGTTCAACAAAACTTGACTCGATGCTAATGATGGGAAATGACAGTAGAGCTGGTCTTGGATACGTGAAAAACACATATGAACATGGAGAAACTTCCAAATCCGGATCACAATCAACTGCTCTCAATAGGGAAAGGAAAGTCGATCTGATCCCTTCAAGGATTGATCCTGTGGTGAAAACTCTCCCAACCAAGATGCAAAAGCCGAAACAAAGGAAGCGACATTTTATTTGCCACTACTGTCATAAGCCAGGTCACATCAGACTTTTCTGTTTTAAACTGAGAAATGATTATATGAACTGGCATGCAAATCTGGTGTTGCCCACTATGTTGCCCAACACCAGGCGCAACACAACAGTCAAGAAACCTCTTGTGAAGAAAGTTTGGGTACCAAAAGCTGCTATTCATTGCAATGTCATTTATACTtatttaaaaactaacattgcaggtGCATGATACTTTGACAGTGGGTGCTCACACCACATGACCGGATCTAAAGAACACCTCACGGATTATGTTGAAGTAAAAAGTGGGCGTGTAACCTGTGGTGGTGGTGCCAAAGGAAGAATTGTAGGCAAAGGAACCCTGAATGTTGACGGACTTCCTGAACTTCATAATGTTCTACACGTCGAAGGActtaactcaaacttaataagcataagtcaactttgtgacaatgatttacatgttaagttcaataaaaataattgtgaagtttttAATGATGTCAATGTTTGTGTAATGTCAGGTACTCGTTCTGCTGACAATCGCTATCAATTGGGAGAAGGTGATAGTTGCCTAAGTGCCAAGGTGAGTGATTTAgacctatggcatcaaaaactggGACACGTGAGTATCAATACCTTGAAGAATCTGCGTAAGTTTGATGCTTTGAGAGGTATGCCCAATTTAAATTTAGGTGCCGTGTATGCCTGTGGTCCATGTCAGAAAAGTAAACAAACCCGTGTTGCGCACccggtgttgcaacactttgggacaacacggtGCCTTGAACTCTTGCATTTGGATCTAATGGGTCCGATGGAAGTTGAAAGCTTGGGTGGTAAGAAATATTcgtttgtttgtgttgatgatttttcgcaTTTTACTTGGGTAAAttttcttagagaaaaatcTGATACTTTTGATGCTTTTAAGAAATTGTATGCTAGGATAACAAATCGGTATGATATGAGGGTGGTTAAAATAAGAACCGATCATGGTAAGAAGTTCGAAAATTCTCATTTTATTTCTTTGTGCCATAAGAAAGGTATCACTCATGAATATTCATCTCCGAAGATCCTTCAAAAAATCGGCATAGctgaaaggaaaaatcgaaCCCTCCTAGAAATTGCTCGGATCATGCTTAGTTCCAAGAATGTGTCAAAATGTTTTTGGGCCGAAGCTTTAAATACGGCATGTCACATTTCCAACCGCGTTTATTTAAGGAGTGGTTCTACAATGACTTCATATGAGATTATCATGGGAAGAAGACCaaaccttaaatattttcatatttttggatgTGTATGTTATGTGCTGAATGATAGAGATCATCTAGCTAAATTTGATTCAAAAAGTGTTAAATGTCTTTTTCTTGGATACTCTACTAATGGCCGTGCTTATCGTATATTTAATCTGAGAACTAGGACTACAATGGAATCAATTAGCGTTGTGTTTGATGATCTTGCAGATCTGACAGTTAAAACACCGGAGGCTGGTGTAGAGGAATTGCTGGATATAAATGAGGCACTGACCAGAAACAGTGTTGAGTCTGGTGTTGAGACCAGTGAAGCAACACCAAGCACAACACCGCCTCTGAACCAAACAGAAACTGTGGATAATGATAACAATGATAATGATGATGTGGtgatcaattgtgaaaaagtaaTTCCCAGCAAGATTCAGAAGAATCATCCATCATCACAAATCATTGGTGAATTACATGATGGTGTGCAAACAAGAAACAAAGAAAAGGTGGACTACCGCAAAATGATTGGTTTAATCTGCATGAGATCCACGTTTTCCCAGGTAAGTCACTCGTGTTTTGTGTCTCAAATTGAacccaagaataataataatggcATTTTGAATGAGGAAGTCTATGTCAGTCAACCTAAGGGATTTGAACATCCTCACCACTTGAACCATGTCTACAAATTGAAGAAGGCTTCGTATGGACTGAAACAAGCTCCACGGGCATGGTATGGTAGGTTGGCCGAATACTTGATAAACCTgggcttcaaacgaggtgaggttgacAAAACTCTTTTCATTCAAAAACTGAAATATGATATTTTGCTATGTCAAGTGTATGTAGATGATAGTATTTTCAGTGTTTCATCTCAAATACTTGTGAATAACTATGTGGATTGCATGTCATcgcaatttgaaatgagcatggtaggagagttgaattctttcttggattacaaGTTAAACAATTACATGATGGTATATTGTGACAACTCAAATGCTATAGACATTTCTAAGAATCCTgttcaacactctcgaacaaaacacatagacataagacatcactttattcgagatttggttgaaaaaGGCAAAATTCGACTGAAATTTGTTAGGACTGATAATCAACTGGCTGATATATTCACGAAACCTTTggactttgagagattttccacTCTTCGAAAGT from Primulina tabacum isolate GXHZ01 chromosome 3, ASM2559414v2, whole genome shotgun sequence encodes:
- the LOC142539230 gene encoding protein FAF-like, chloroplastic, with the protein product MPMRNKSFHYLSSSSPINELEEESPTKQGIGTILTLDCERTKNSSLRRTLSADMSSKKWLEQNGFFSRVKKIASSGELGNSVESSSVSSSEDEQGYEKYPGQDEVWASILSHKVRNGIQKPEQMDVWGSILVQKSEDCSGVPPPYVHPLVKRSSITLSEQSLDMCTECIGSETGSDGFCSEILSDVGQEEVKELNSVGDFHLPNSRKAMATPLPPPLSFISSDGASIYMRSHRKNGRLILEAVSVPPSRNCFQAHRGDGRLVLSFMDDHTLQEGSKDMEDNESWIDEVFDNTEAAFDQGMEEIADSGSCDGGEEEEEEEEERVAEEKFQVNNAGKVVQFVADQSSTSLPRLVSVQKSSLMMKNMMRLRNKTMNSEAEVPVEELQIPEPLPLRPRVPRSISYPQIPPSSFNTYEYFWRNKAAVCDGVVNSIIATTQSTPLKTNNNCKAKGTKSQDLVLMRGNKTEYFVPYSKGCKEFPRSLLVWEPCSIVTS